A single window of Schistosoma mansoni strain Puerto Rico chromosome 7, complete genome DNA harbors:
- a CDS encoding nAChR subunit (ShAR1-beta-like): MYKLYNILYHILLISWIDKVVLSGHSEKRLLKYLFDQKRWDAHNPMERPVSVDGKAVQVFLKCFLNQIMDVDEKNQVLSTILWLDLKWSDYHFHWNASDYENIRQINLPPERIWKPDILLYNSASEKFDQIFPTKVIVRNNGHIQWVPPGLFHSICDIEVNWFPFDSQNCIMKLGTWTYQGNTVDLKLQCDNETEDVDQPCHYMNDVDLSAYLAHSEWALESASIKRNIQTYGGEDQTYIDVTIYVYMQRRALYYMFNIIIPCMIMSMMALLVFTLPPEANEKIVLGVTTLLSLTMLLQLVADKLPQTSSGNPVLVLYFTCTMILCSLSLVCAVVLLNCHHHTGGIVYVPWWIEILINTWLASILRIDHDLTDPSNNNMDEKNEKILKNSKEKLIPSENSYQMEQYDDDDNDDKSHYIQSNYSYNNNTTTTNNTTHNNISSSISSNNARNPTVWSNIIDMNSEFRPTVIIHKTLKHDNHNHNSNMKKSLLINQFKLKSELQSRIQQNYFTDDHDLDHDHDHYRLSTDVLEYFNKTIPRFHLSSSGESPLDSSLSSSSSPPPTPTPSSSSPSSSSSSNRDTIFSSPNRISGDPNSTSPLKQNSNNFDIILLKLKQISNELKFITSGMHNKDKEIKTSNEWRLACRVLDRLCLLIFTALNLFTTLGILTSAPTVIKAFTSRGAPSQPM; the protein is encoded by the exons ATGTATAAATTATATAACATTTTGTATCATATTCTATTGATTTCATGGATTGATAAAG TAGTTCTTTCAGGTCATTCAGAGAAacgtttattaaaatatttatttgatcaaAAACGATGGGATGCACATAATCCAATGGAACGTCCAGTATCAGTGGATGGAAAAGCTGTACAAGTATTTCTTAAATGTTTTCTTAATCAAATAATGGATGTA GATGAAAAAAATCAAGTTCTATCTACAATCCTTTGGCTTGATTTA AAATGGTCAGATTATCATTTTCATTGGAATgcaagtgattatgagaataTTCGACAGATTAATTTACCACCAGAGAGAATATGGAAACCAGATATTCTATTATACAATAG TGCTAGCGAAAAATTTGATCAAATTTTTCCAACTAAAGTAATTGTTAGAAATAATGGACATATTCAATGGGTACCACCTGgtttatttcattctatttgtgaTATTGAAGTGAATTGGTTTCCATTTGATTCACAG aATTGTATAATGAAACTTGGAACATGGACTTATCAAGGAAATACAGTAGATTTAAAATTACAATGTGATAATGAAACTGAAGATGTAGATCAACCATGTCATTATATGAATGATGTTGATTTATCTGCTTATTTAGCTCATAGTGAATGGGCTTTAGAAA GTGCTTCCATTAAACGTAATATACAAACTTATGGAGGTGAAGACCAAACATACATTGATGTTACTATTTATGTTTATATGCAACGTCGGGCATTATATTATATGTTCAATATTATTATACCATGTATGATAATGTCAATGATGGCATTACTTGTATTCACTTTACCACCTGAAGCAAATGAGAAAATTGTATTAG GTGTTACCACTCTACTTTCATTGACAATGTTGTTGCAATTAGTAGCTGATAAATTACCACAAACATCGTCAGGAAATCCTGTACTTG TCTTATATTTCACATGCACAATGATCCTTTGTTCACTTTCATTGGTATGCGCTGTGGTTTTActaaattgtcatcatcatacAGGAGGTATTGTTTATGTACCATGGTGG attgaaatattgattaataCATGGTTAGCAAGTATTCTACGTATTGATCATGATCTAACTGatccttctaataataatatggatgaaaaaaatgaaaaaattttaaaaaattctaaAGAAAAATTAATACCAAGTGAAAATTCTTATCAAATGGAacaatatgatgatgatgataatgatgataaaagCCATTACATCCAATCGaattattcatataataataatactactactactaacaatactactcacaataatatcagtagtagtattagtagtaataatgcAAGGAATCCGACAGTTTGGTCAAATATCATTGATATGAATTCAGAATTTCGTCCAACAGTTATAATCCATAAAACATTAAAAcatgataatcataatcataatagtaatatgaaAAAATCTTTATTAATCAATCAATTCAAGCTGAAATCTGAATTACAAAGTAGAATTCAACAAAATTATTTCACTGATGATCATGATCTGGATCACGATCATGATCATTATCGATTATCAACAGATGTATTAG aatatttcaataaaacaatCCCAAGATTTCATTTATCCTCATCTGGTGAATCTCCACTGGATTCATCactatcttcatcatcatcaccaccaccaacaccaacaccGTCGTCATCGTcgccgtcatcatcatcatcctctaACAGAGATACCATCTTTTCATCTCCAAATCGAATTAGTGGGGATCCAAATAGTACTAgtccattaaaacaaaatagtaataattttgatattattttattaaaattaaaacaaatttcaaatgaattaaaatttattacatCTGGTATGCATAATAAAGATAAAGAAATTAAAACATCAAATGAATGGCGTTTAGCATGTCGTGTATTAGATCgtttatgtttattaatatttactgcattaaatttatttactacaTTAGGTATATTAACATCAGCACCAACTGTAATTAAAGCATTCACATCAAGAGGTGCACCATCACAACCAATGTAA